The Horticoccus luteus DNA window GCCCGGGCGTTTGGCGCCCATGTCGTCGTCTTCACCACGTCCGCCCGCAAGGAGGCCGACGCGATCCGGCTCGGCGCCCACGAGGTGGTCGTCTCCAGCGAACCCGACGCCATGGCGAAACAAGCCGGCACGTTCGATTTCATCCTCGATTGCGTCTCCGCCGACCACGACATCAACGCCTACCTCGCCCTCCTCGCCGTCGACGGCAACCTCACGTTGGTCGGCGCGCCCGGGCAGCCGCTCCCCGTCGCACCCATGTCCCTGATTTTCGGCCGCAAGAGCTTCTCCGGCTCGCTCATCGGCGGCGTCGCGGAGACGCAGGAGATGCTCGATTTTTGCGGCCGGCACGGCATCACCGCCGACATCGAAATGATCCGCATGGATCAGATCAACGCCGCCTACGAACGCATGCTCAAGGGCGATGTGAAATACCGCTTCGTCATCGATATGGCTTCGCTCGCGTGAGCCCGCGGCGGGCGCCGCGCTGCGGCCCGCCGCTCCACGTGCCGCGTCACTCCGCCTCCCTCACCGCCGCCGGTTTTGCCTGCGACCGCGCCCGCATTTCCCGCGGCGAGAGTCGCAGGTGCCGGCGAAACAATTTCGAGAGCTGATATTCGTCGTTCAAGCCCACCGCCGCCGCGATCGCCTTCACCGGCAACGCCGAAGCCAGCATCATCGCGCGCGCTTGGTTCACCCGCAGCAACTGCAGCTCCCGCATCGGCGTGCGCCCGCTCACGCGTTTGAATTTCCGCACAAACGCGAATTTGCTCATCCCCGCCCGGCGGGCAAGATCGGCCAAGTAAACCGGCCGCGCGAGGTTGTGTTGCATGTAGTCGCGCAATGCCCCCAGCCAAGGATCGGGCGGCGACGCACACAGCCGCTGCAACTCCCGCACCACCGCCCGCAACAGCGCCCGCGCCTCCTCCGGCGCGACGCCCGCGACGTGATCGCGCACCAGCCACGCCACCATCTGCCGCACCCGCGCATCCGCATCGCGCAACCGCCACGGAAACCCGTCCACCGCCGCCGCGTCCGCCTGAAATGCGATGAAAAACGTGCTCACCGGCCGCGCGTTGTCCGCCGTCTCTTCATGCGGACACATCGCCCGGTAGAACAACACATCGCCCGCCTCCGCCTGCACGACGCCGTCATCCGTGCGCACTTCCATCGCCCCATCCAGCACCACGATCAATTCGTGAAACGGGTGGTGGTGCCGCGGCAGGTGCCAGCCCCGTTTCGGGAGCACTTCACCGCCGCTGATGAATTCGGAGGGTATCCTTCGGTGGGGCAATTTCTGACAACTCTTGGCAACGCCGGCCATTCACGCCAGCCCTGATTGCTGCTAGTCTCCGCGGGCATGCCCCGCAAAATCAAACTCGCCTTCGCCGGCGTCGGCGGGATGGGCCAGGCCGCCCACCTCCGCAACTACGCCACGCTCCACGATGACTGCGAAGTCGTCGCCCTCGCCGAACTCCGCCCCCGGCTCGCGCAAGATGTCGCCCGCAAATACAACATCCCGCGCACCTACCCCACTATCGCCGCCATGCTCGCACAGGAGCACGTCGACGGCATCGTCGCCTCCCAGCCGTTCTCGCGCCACGGCGTGCTCGTCCCCGAAATCGCGCAAGCCCGCGTCCCGATCTTCACCGAGAAACCCCTCGCCGCTTCCGTCGCCGTCGGTGAACGCATCGTCGAGTCCGTCGCCGCCGCCGGCACCTGGCACATGGTCGGTTACCACAAACGCAGCGACCCCGCGTCCGAGTTCGCCAAGAAGACCATCGACGAGCTCAAGCGCACCGGCGAACTCGGCCGCCTGACCTACGTGCGCATCGCGATGCCCCCCGGCGATTGGGTCGCCGCCGGCTGGACCGACAACATCGAATCCACCGACGTCCTGTCGCCGCTCGCCAACGACCCTCCGCCGGCCGACATGGACGACGTCACCGCCAAGGAATACGAGGCGTTCGTGAATTACTACATTCACCAGGTCAACCTCCTGCGCTTCCTCGTCGGCGAACCTTACCGCGTCACCTACGCCGATCCCGCGCGCGTGCTGCTCGTCGGCCACAGCGCCAGCGGCATTCCCTGCACGCTCGAAATGGCCGCGTATCAAACCACCCTCGACTGGCACGAGACAGCCCTCGTCGCCTTCGAGCGCGGCTTCGTCCGCCTCTCGCTCCCCGCGCCGCTCGCGTTCAATCGCCCCGGCCACGTGGAAATCTTCAAAGACCCCGGCCACGGCGCCACGCCCGTCTCACTCCAACCCACCCTCCCGTGGGTCCACGCGATGCGCAATCAGGCCCTCAATTTCATCAAAGCCATCCGCGGCGAACAACCCGCCCCCTGCCTCGCGCCCGAGGCGCTCGAAGACATCCGCCTCGCCCGCGACTACATCCGATTGCTCAAAGGAGTCTGACGCCATGGCCCTCCATTTTCGCAAACGCGTCCTCGCCGCCGAACGCTACGAATCCGCCGGTATTTTCGACGTCAACGGCGATGGCATCCCCGACATCGTCAGCGGCGCTTTCTGGTATGAAGGCCCCGACTTCCGCCGCCAGCACCGCCTCGGCACCGTCGCCGCCTTCGACGAATACTACGACGACTTCTCCACCATCCCGATGGACGTCAACGGCGACGGCCGCCTCGATTTCATCACCGGCGGCTGGTGGGGCAACACGCTCCGCTGGCGCGAGAACCCCGGCGTCGCCGGCCAGGAGTGGCCTGAGCACATCATCGCCGAAACCGGTCACATCGAGACGACGCGCGCGTGGGATGTCGACGGCGACGGCGAACTTGAACTCGTGCCCAACACCCCCGGCGGTCCGCTCGTCGTCTACAAACTCCTCCGCGACGCCCAAGGCCGCGGCACCGGTCAGTTTGCCGCGCACAAACTGAAATTCCGCGGCCGCGCCAACGACACCCAAGGCCACGGTCTCGGCTTCGGCGATCTCGCCGGCCACGGCCGCGGCGACTTCGTCCTCACCCACGGCTGGCTCGAAGCGCCCGCCCGCCCTTACGAAGACGAGTGGATCTGGCACCCCGAGTTCAACCTCGGCCGCGCCCCCAGCGTGCCGATCCTCGTCGTCGATCTCAACGGCGACGGCAAAAACGAACTCATCCTCGGCGAAGGCCATGCCTACGGTCTCTCGTGGTGGGATTACACGCTCGCCGCCGACGGCGCGCGCACCTGGCGGCGGCACGACATCGATCCGCTCAGCAGCCAGTATCACGACTTGCAATGGCTCGATATCGACGGCGACGGCGCGCCCGAGCTCATCACCGGCAAACGCTTCCGCGCCCACCCCCAAGGCGACGAGGGCGACAAGGATCCTTACGGCTGGTATGTCTTCAAGTGGACCGGCGAGTGTTTCGTGAAACACGTCATCGACTTCGGCCCGCTCGGCACCGGCAAAGGCCTCGGGATTCACTTCGCCGTGGCCGATCTCAACGGCAACGGTCGCCTCGATGTCGTCGCCCCCGGCAAGGACGGACTCGTCATCTACTACAACGAGGGCAACGCATGAAAATCGGGATGAACCTCCTGCTCTGGACGACGCACGTCACGTCCGCGCACGATCCGCTCCTCGCCGACCTTCGGCGCACCGGCTACGACGGCGTCGAGATCCCGATCTTCGAGGGCACCTCCGCTGACTATCGCACGCTCGGCGCCAAACTCCGCGACCTCGGCCTCGGCACCACCGCCGTCACCGTCATGTCGCCCGACGCCAGTCCGATCAGCCCCGACGCAAAAGCACGCGCCGCCGCCGTCGACCGCCTGCGCTGGGTCCTCGATCGGGCCGCGGAATGCGGCGCCGAAGTCCTCTGCGGCCCGCTGCATTCGCCCCTCGGCGTCTTCAGCGGCGTGCCGGCCACCGCCGACGAAAACGCCCGCGGCGTCGAAACCCTTCGCACCGTCGCCGACCACGCCGCCGCGCACGGCATCACCCTCGCGATCGAATATCTGAACCGTTTCGAAAATTATTTTCTCACCACGGCCGCCGACAACCTCCGCCTCGTGGCAGCCGTCAACCATCCCGCCTGCGGCTGCATGTGGGATACCTTCCACGCGCACATCGAGGAAAAGAATCCCGCCGCCGCCCTCGCGGCCTTGCGCGGACATCTCGTGCACGTGCACCTCAGCGAAAACGACCGCGGCACACCGGGCACCGGCCAGGTCAACTGGCGCGCCACCTTCGACACGCTGCGCGCGATCGGCTACGATCGCTGGCTCGTGATCGAAGCCTTCGGCCGCGCCCTCCCCGAACTCGCCGCGGCCACGCGCGTCTGGCGCGACTTGTTCGCCGACCCGCGCGACGTTTACACCGCCGGCCTCGCGTTCATCCGCGAAAACCTGGCGCGTTGACTCCCTCGGCGCAGCCGCGCGGCGCGCGTCACGGCACCGCGTAAACTTCCATCAACGCCTCGCCCGTCGTCAGCCCCACGCCCGAAACCTGCACCGTGTAGGCTTTGCCGGCGGGCAGCGTCACGAGGAGCGCCGCATCCTTGCTGCCGGGCGTCAGCGCAAACGCCCCGACTTGCGTGAACGTCGCCCCCAGCGCGTCGTTCCAATTATCATTTTCCGCCACGAGCGTCCCTTGGTCGTCAAACACCGCGAACTGCGGATCCGCCAGCGCGCCCGTCACGCCAAAGTCCCCCAGCTTTGGCCCGATGCCGCGAATCAACACCTGCTTCGTGCCCGTGCCGACCACCACGAAACCCGCAATGAGAATATTATTGCCCAAGCCCACGTGATAGCGCGCGGAAATATTCGTGAGCCCCGCGCCCGGCCCCGGCGCTTCATCGTAAACCTCCACCAGCATCACTCCGCTGTCGCTCGCCGACGCGTGCGCCGTGTAGGCGCCAGCCACCGCATGGCGCAGCGCCGCGTCCTTGCTGCCCGGCGCGAAAGGAAACGCCCCCAACGCCTCGAAAATTGTGCCGTAGTCCGATGGCCAGCCTTGGTTCTCCGCCACCTGAGTTCCCGCCGCGTCGTAAAGCTTCAGTAGCGGATCACTCACACCCGGCACCCCAAATTTCGCGAGCGCCGGCCCCGCCGCGCGCACCAACACCGGCTTGCTCCCGCCGCCCACCACGAACCCCGTGATCACAGGCTGATCCGGCGTCATCGCCGCCCGCACCGAAAGATTCGACAAATAACTGGTCGCCGCCCCCGCCGCGTCGCCGCGAATCAGAAATCGCAACGAACTGGTGTAGAGCGCCACCGCCGTCGCGCTCCCGTAACCGGTGCCGAAGTCCGCCGCCGAGTTGAACCCGATCTCCACCTGATACGTTTTCCCTTCGACAAAAGTCCCCGCCGGAAACGTGTGCTCCACCGCGTCGGTGTGCAGGTAGTTGGCGAACGACGGATTCGAAAAGCTCTCTTCGCTCACCGCCACGCCTTCGCCATTCACCGTCATCAAAATATGCCCCACCTCGCCCGCCGTCGCGAACGCCGCGAACTGCCCCGAGTTGATCGTCAACGCCTGCGCCGGGTTCACCGACAACACCCCGTTCGCCCAGCGCCCGCCGCTCACCGTCGCCGCCGGTGCGTTCGGGTAAAGGTCGCCCTCCAACGCGAAGGTCCGCGTCAGCCCGTTCGCCGTCACAGCATAAGTCCCATCTGGATAAGCCGCATCCAGCGCCGCCTGCGTGGCGAAACCCACCTGCTTTTTCCACGCGAGCTGAGTCGTGTCGAACGCCAGTGCCGCCGTGCCTCCCGTGCCGCTCGCCGGAATCGTCCACGTCGGCGCCGCGATCCCGCTCAGATCCGCGCCCTCGACCGACACGTTCAAGCGGAATGGATAACTCTCGTCCGCCGCCGAATAAAGCGCCGCGCCGGGCAACCCCGAATCCGCCATCACGTAATTCCGCTCCTTTTCGACCCCGACAAAATAAATTTCCGGCGCCGCCCCCGCCCGCTCGACGCCCGCCGCCACCGCGACCGCCAGCGCCGCCATTCCGATGCGTAAGTTCATGTCGCCAAAGAACACCCCGCACCACCGCTCCTTCAATACAAACTTCCCGTTCCGCTCTCCGCCGCCGCACCGTCTCGCCATCGTATATTTCCCGCGCCCTCGCCGCAGGCGAGAACCGCTCCCCGCAAGCGCTGTCTGCGGAGTGAGTTGTGAAAAATCGAAACTCCACCCCCACTCGTGCCCCGCTGTGGATCACCTCCGCCGCGGTGGCTTGCCTCGCCTTCACCGCCGGTTGCTCCTCAACCGACTCGCACGTCCTCTCCGCTCCGCCCCCGCCGGAACCGGTCACCACCACCACGACCACGCAAACCACGCCGGTCGTCGTGCAACAAACCCCCGTCACCACGACGACCACGATGGCGACGCCCGTGCCCCAGACCGTCATCGTCACGCAAACCCCGCCACCGCCTCATCAAGAGGTCGTGCTCGCGCGTCCGTCGGCCGATTACGTCTGGGTGCCCGGCTACTACACGTGGCGCGACAACCAATACCAATGGGTGAGCGGCCACTGGGAGCTCCCGCCCAACTCCATGTCGAAATGGGTCCCCCCACACTGGGAGCCGGAGGGCAACGGGTATCGGTTCTACGAAGGCCACTGGAACTAAGCCGCCATCCCCCCGGGAATCGGCGCTCCGGAAATCGAGCCACAGCGACTCGTTTTCCGCCCACCCGCCTCTGCACCGGACTCTCTCAGCCGCGGCTTTATCGCCGCGGCTTTTTTGTTTCCGACGTTCCGCGCCCGTCTGTGCGCGGTCTCCTTGAAGCCGGCGCGCTCGCGGCGGCAGGCTCGACCTGCGGTCGGGGAAACCCGCAACATCCTCCTGAGGCAAACGCTGGAATCCCGCTTCCCCTGCAACGCCCGCCCGCCGCCGGGTTCAAGTGTCGCTGGACGACAAGACCCCGACCAGACCGAGCGCTCGGCGAATCCGCGAAAATCCTTCTCGCGCCCGCCAGTTGGCTCCCCTTCAGGTCGGTCGTCGCGTCGTCCCTTCTGCGCCCACTCGCATGCTGCGAATCCACGCTCCGCCTCTCTCCACCAAGAACTTCCCTTTCGACGTTTCACGTCGCCGCCCATCCGTGCACCTGCGCTCACCCGCTCCGTCGCCCCGCCTGCCGTCATGACTGCCGCCGCTGACCACCCACCACCCACCGCCCCTGTCTCATCTCCCGACACGCGCCCCGCGCTCACGGTGATCATGCCCGCCTATAACGCGGGTCGCTACCTCATCCCTGCCATCGAAAGCGTCTTGAGCCAGACGTGGCGCGACTTCGAGTTCATCATCATCGACGACGGCTCCACCGATGGCACCCGCGAACGTATTGAAGACTACGCCCTGCGCGACGCCCGCATTCGCGATTATCCCAACGCCAAAAACATCGGCGTCACCCGCTCCCTCAATCGCGCCATCTCGCTCGCGCGCGCCGACTGGATCGCCCGCATGGACGCCGACGACATTTCGCTGCCCACGCGCTTCGAGAAACAAATGGCCGTCGTGCGCGCCGATCCTTCCATCGGCCTCGTCACCTCGCCGTTCGACGTCATCGACGCGCAACAGCGCCGCATTCCCGGCTGGCGCGGCATCCGTTTCCAACAGGAGATGCTGCCCTTCTTCCTCCTTTTCTACAACCGCCTCAACGCTCACGGCCAGGTGCTCTATTCCACGAGTCTCGTGCGGTCGCTCGGCGGCTATCGCGAAAAATATCATCTCAGCGAAGCGACTGAACTCTGGCTGCGCATGGTGCGCGCCACCCGCTGGGCCGTCGTGCCCGAGCCGCTCTATCTCTGGCGCGCCGACAATCCCCACTCGGTCAGCCGGCAGCACGCCTTTCGCTACGCCGACGCCAGCCTGCTCGCCTGCCGCGAAGAAATCGCCCGCGCCTGCAACATCGACGTCAGCAAAGAGGAGATGATCGCGCTCCGCGATTTCTGGCTGCGCTGCGAAAACAAGGATCGCAACTGGGATGACGTCGAAAACCTCCTCCTGCGCATCGCCGCGCGCTTTCATCCCCCGCATCCCGTCCCGCACTGGCGCCGCAAGCTCGCCATCGCGCTCGGCTGCGCCTGGTTCGCGCAAACCATCCAGCACGCCAAACGCCATCGCACCCGCGAAGCGTTGCGTGATCTCGGTCGCGGCCTGCACGCCGCCGGCGGCTATCTCCCGCTCGCGCTCGCCCAGTTCGTGCGCGAGACCTTCGCCGTCAAAGCCCAGCTCTCCCGCCGCGCCTGAACGCCTCGCCCGCGCGCCGCGCCTGGCGAACGTTCGGCGGCCTACCCGCGATCACGCGCCTCGGCGCCCGCCATCGTTCGCCTGACCCGATCTTCTCGCGCACCCTGAGCCTGCGTTCGCTCGCGCCTCCGATAGTGCCGCCCGCGCCGATGCACTATGCTGTCTCATGAACGCTGTCATCTTCCGTTCCTTCGGCGGCCCCGACGTGCTCGAATCAGCCCACTTGCCGCGCCCTGAACCTCAAGCCGGTGAAGTGCTCATCCGCGTCCACGCCGCGAGCGTGAATCCGATCGATTACAAAATCCGTTCCGGTCACTTTCACCGCGCCTCCATCACGTTGCCCGCCGTCCTCGGTCGCGATGTCGCCGGCACGATCGCCGATGTCGGCGCCGGCATCACCGACCTCGCGCCCGGCGATGAAGTGTATGCATTTCTCGGCTCGCACAGCGGCGGCTACGCCCAATTCGCCCTCGCTCGCGCCAACGAGGTCGCCCGGAAACCGCGCTCCCTCGATTACATCCAAGCCGCCGCCGTGCCTCTGGCCGCCACCACCGCGTGGCAAGGGCTCTTCGATCACGGTCGGCTCCAGGCGGGACAACGCGTGCTCATCCACGGTGCCGGCGGCGGTGTGGGACACTTCGCCGTGCAGTTCGCCAAAGCCAAAGGCGCCACCGTGATCGCCACGGTCTCCCCCGAGGATGTCGATCTCGTGCAAACCCTCGGCGCCGACGAGGTCATCGATTACAAAGCCCAACGCTTCGAAGACCGCACCGCCCACATCGACCTCGTTTTCGATCTCATCGGCGGAGATACGCAGACCCGCTCCTGGGCCGTGCTGAAAAACGGCGGCACACTCGTCTCCACCCTCCAACAACCCTCCGTCGAAGAAGCCCGCAAACATCACGCGCACGTCAGCGTTTTTATGGCCGAACCGCGCCGCGAACAACTCGTCGCGATCGCGAAGCTCATCGATGCCGGCAAAGTCTGCGTCGCCGTGAGCCACACCCACTCGCTCTTCGACGCTCGCGAGGCTCACGACGAACTCGAACACGAACATTCCACCGGCAAACTCGTCCTGACCGTCGCCTGAAATTTTTCTGCCGCCACGGCCCCTGCCGCTCGCGCCGCGCCCGCTGCCGGCTCGCGCTCCCAACTCGCCGCATCAGCCGCGAGCAACCCGTCAGTTGTCCTCCAACTTGACGTCGTGCTTCTGCAAAAACGGCACCAGTTCCTCCACGCCAAAATCCGCCAGCACGTCGCCGTGCCAGTCCAGCGTCGGCGCCTTCGTCTGGCCGGACTTGCGCCGCAGCTCGTCAAACGCGCCTTGGTCCGCCGACACGTCCACCTCACGGTAGCTCACGCCGTGCTCGTCCAGAAACGACACCGCTTCGTGGCACCAAGGACAGCCCGCCTTCACGTAGAGAATAGGGTAATCGGCACTCATCGCCCTCATCGTGCCGCCGCCTCGCGCGTTGTTCCCGCCGCGTCCGCGCTCGCCACCCGTGATCACACCCCGCGGTCGCCGCGGTCCCGCCTTCACTCGTCTGCCGCGATCGCCGCCGTCAGTCGTTGATAAGCCGCCACCGCCTTCCCTTGCTTCAACTCCTTCAACGCGCGCTTCACCTCCGCGCTCAACCGCGCAAGTTGCCTTCCCGCGTCCGCGCCCGCGGTCGATTTGCCCGCCGCCCGCTTCGCCATCTTCGCTCGCACCTTTTCCGTCCGTCGCGGCGCACTTGGCGTTGCCTCGCTCTTCGCCGCGGGTGGCGGCTCAAAGTCCACCACCGTTCCCTTTACCTTTTCTTTCACGCTCGGCCGCGCGCGGGCCGTCCGCGCGGGCTTCGCCCCATCCTCCGCCTCATCGTCCACGATCGCGAGATGCAGCTTCGGCGGCGGCGCCTTCCGCCGCGGCTCCGGCGGCCGAAACGACTCCCCTCCCGCCGGCTCCTGCAACAGGTCGTATTTGATCCCCACGACGCGCCGGCCCGCAAACGCCTTCAGCGAACGCGGAAACACCAGAAATTGCGCCCTCGGCCCCGACTCGTAGCCCACCACCCCATGCTCCGTGTGCGCCCCGCCCGCCGCGGTCAGCACCGTCATCACGCGGTCGCTTTTCAACGCCTTTTGAAACGCCGCATCCTTCGCGGGCGCCAGCCACAACGAATGCAATTCCGGCGCTCCGCTTCGCGCCACCACCTGGCTGAACCGCACGCTCTTCGTTTTCTTTTCCATACCTGGCGCTTGGTCCCCGGCGCTGCCGGCAGGTTCGCGTCACCGCGCCACGCCGCCGCCGATCCTTTCCCGCGCTCGGCCGCTCAGGGCAACGCCAGCCCGTAACGCGTTGGATTAAACCCCCGCGCCTTCAACGCCGCCGCCAGCGCTCCCGTGTCGAGCTTCGCGCCCGGCTTCACCTGATGTTGCGCATACCAGCCCTCCTTCATCTCGACCGCGAACCGCAACGACTGGCTGTAAGAACTCACGGTCGTCTCGTCGAACGGCTTCATCGTAAACACCTCCCGCAACTCCCCGCTGCCATCGAAAAATCCGATGTCCAGCGCCGTCGGCGTGTCGTGCATCCAGAAGCTCATCCGCTGCGGTTTTTCGTAGATGAAAATCATCCCGTCGTCCGGCCCGAGATCCGTGCGCCCCATGAGGCCGCGCTGCATTTCCGTCATGTAAACGGCCACCTGCAAATGCGTCGGCACATCGCCAATCTTGATCGTGAAATGATCCGCCACGGTCTTCGGCGCGGCCGGCGGCGCGTCGTCTTTGCAGCCCGCCGCTGTCATCATCGCCACGGCGCCCAGCACCGCCAGCGCCCGCGCGACCCATGAAACCGGATTTGCGTTTTTCATCGCGCCCGTCGCTAATCCCGCGCCTCGCGCAACTCAACTCCCGAACGCACCGTGCCTCTCTCCCCCCTCCCCCCGCTCCTCTACGCCGACTCCGTTTCCAACCCGGATCAACTCTACTTCAGCCGCGTCAGCGTGCCCGATCCGTTCATCGCCTTCACTGCCGGCGCGAAACGCATCGCCCTGCTGAGCGCCCTCGAACTCGGCCGGGTGCGCAAAGCCCGCACGCTCGACGACGTCCTCTCGCTCGAAGACTGGCGCGACCGCGCCGCCACCCGCTTTCCCGGCCGCCCCGGCCCCGCCGAAATCATCGCCACCGTCGCCCGCGCCTATCGCGTGAAGGCCTTTCGCGTTGCCGACGATTTTCCCGCCGGCCTCTTCGAACAACTCCGCGCCCTCGGCGTGAAACTCACCCTCGCCGACGGCCCGCTCTTCCCCGAACGCGAACTCAAAACCGCCCGCGAAGCCGCCGCCATCGCCGAGGGCAACCGCCTCAGCGCCGTCGGTTTCGCCGCCGCCGAGAAAATCCTCCGCGCCACGCGCATCAAGGGCCGCACTCTCCTCCACGAGGGCCGCCCGCTCACCTCCGAACGCCTCCGCTTCGCCATCGACAGCGCCATCCTCGCCGAGGGCGGCCTGGCCCAGGGCACCATCGTCGCCGGCGGCGACCAAGCCTGCGATCCCCACGAACGCGGCTCCGGCGAACTCCGCCCGCACGAGCTCATCATCCTCGATATTTTTCCGCGCGTGTCCGCCACCGGCTATTACGGCGATATGACGCGCACCTTCCTCCGCGGCCGCGCCTCCACCGAACAACGCCGCCTCGTCGACACCGTCCGCGCCGCTCAACTTGCCGCCCTCGGCGCCATCCGCGCCGGCGTCGATGGCCGCGACATCCACGGCCGCGTGACCGCCACCTTCACCGCCGCCGGTTACAAAACCGAACACACGAAAAACGGCTCCGTCGGGTTTTTCCACGGCACCGGCCACGGCCTCGGCCTCGCCATCCACGAAATGCCGCGCCTCTCCGGCGCAATCTCGATGCCGCTCAAAAAAGGCGCCGTCGTCACCGTCGAGCCCGGCCTCTATTATCCCGGCCTCGGCGGTTGCCGCATCGAAGACGTCGTCCAGGTCACCGCCCGCACGCCGAAAATGCTCTCCTCCTACCCCTACGAATGGGAACTGCGATGAAAGGTCTCCCCGCCCTCCTCAAAAAGATCGCGCGCGTCCGCATCCTCGTCGTCGGCGATGTGATGCTTGACCACTACATCTGGGGCGACGCCACGCGCATCTCCCCCGAAG harbors:
- a CDS encoding AraC family transcriptional regulator produces the protein MLPKRGWHLPRHHHPFHELIVVLDGAMEVRTDDGVVQAEAGDVLFYRAMCPHEETADNARPVSTFFIAFQADAAAVDGFPWRLRDADARVRQMVAWLVRDHVAGVAPEEARALLRAVVRELQRLCASPPDPWLGALRDYMQHNLARPVYLADLARRAGMSKFAFVRKFKRVSGRTPMRELQLLRVNQARAMMLASALPVKAIAAAVGLNDEYQLSKLFRRHLRLSPREMRARSQAKPAAVREAE
- a CDS encoding Gfo/Idh/MocA family oxidoreductase, with translation MPRKIKLAFAGVGGMGQAAHLRNYATLHDDCEVVALAELRPRLAQDVARKYNIPRTYPTIAAMLAQEHVDGIVASQPFSRHGVLVPEIAQARVPIFTEKPLAASVAVGERIVESVAAAGTWHMVGYHKRSDPASEFAKKTIDELKRTGELGRLTYVRIAMPPGDWVAAGWTDNIESTDVLSPLANDPPPADMDDVTAKEYEAFVNYYIHQVNLLRFLVGEPYRVTYADPARVLLVGHSASGIPCTLEMAAYQTTLDWHETALVAFERGFVRLSLPAPLAFNRPGHVEIFKDPGHGATPVSLQPTLPWVHAMRNQALNFIKAIRGEQPAPCLAPEALEDIRLARDYIRLLKGV
- a CDS encoding FG-GAP repeat domain-containing protein, which translates into the protein MALHFRKRVLAAERYESAGIFDVNGDGIPDIVSGAFWYEGPDFRRQHRLGTVAAFDEYYDDFSTIPMDVNGDGRLDFITGGWWGNTLRWRENPGVAGQEWPEHIIAETGHIETTRAWDVDGDGELELVPNTPGGPLVVYKLLRDAQGRGTGQFAAHKLKFRGRANDTQGHGLGFGDLAGHGRGDFVLTHGWLEAPARPYEDEWIWHPEFNLGRAPSVPILVVDLNGDGKNELILGEGHAYGLSWWDYTLAADGARTWRRHDIDPLSSQYHDLQWLDIDGDGAPELITGKRFRAHPQGDEGDKDPYGWYVFKWTGECFVKHVIDFGPLGTGKGLGIHFAVADLNGNGRLDVVAPGKDGLVIYYNEGNA
- a CDS encoding sugar phosphate isomerase/epimerase family protein, producing the protein MKIGMNLLLWTTHVTSAHDPLLADLRRTGYDGVEIPIFEGTSADYRTLGAKLRDLGLGTTAVTVMSPDASPISPDAKARAAAVDRLRWVLDRAAECGAEVLCGPLHSPLGVFSGVPATADENARGVETLRTVADHAAAHGITLAIEYLNRFENYFLTTAADNLRLVAAVNHPACGCMWDTFHAHIEEKNPAAALAALRGHLVHVHLSENDRGTPGTGQVNWRATFDTLRAIGYDRWLVIEAFGRALPELAAATRVWRDLFADPRDVYTAGLAFIRENLAR
- a CDS encoding M24 family metallopeptidase; this encodes MPLSPLPPLLYADSVSNPDQLYFSRVSVPDPFIAFTAGAKRIALLSALELGRVRKARTLDDVLSLEDWRDRAATRFPGRPGPAEIIATVARAYRVKAFRVADDFPAGLFEQLRALGVKLTLADGPLFPERELKTAREAAAIAEGNRLSAVGFAAAEKILRATRIKGRTLLHEGRPLTSERLRFAIDSAILAEGGLAQGTIVAGGDQACDPHERGSGELRPHELIILDIFPRVSATGYYGDMTRTFLRGRASTEQRRLVDTVRAAQLAALGAIRAGVDGRDIHGRVTATFTAAGYKTEHTKNGSVGFFHGTGHGLGLAIHEMPRLSGAISMPLKKGAVVTVEPGLYYPGLGGCRIEDVVQVTARTPKMLSSYPYEWELR
- a CDS encoding glycosyltransferase family 2 protein; the encoded protein is MTAAADHPPPTAPVSSPDTRPALTVIMPAYNAGRYLIPAIESVLSQTWRDFEFIIIDDGSTDGTRERIEDYALRDARIRDYPNAKNIGVTRSLNRAISLARADWIARMDADDISLPTRFEKQMAVVRADPSIGLVTSPFDVIDAQQRRIPGWRGIRFQQEMLPFFLLFYNRLNAHGQVLYSTSLVRSLGGYREKYHLSEATELWLRMVRATRWAVVPEPLYLWRADNPHSVSRQHAFRYADASLLACREEIARACNIDVSKEEMIALRDFWLRCENKDRNWDDVENLLLRIAARFHPPHPVPHWRRKLAIALGCAWFAQTIQHAKRHRTREALRDLGRGLHAAGGYLPLALAQFVRETFAVKAQLSRRA
- a CDS encoding DUF192 domain-containing protein, coding for MKNANPVSWVARALAVLGAVAMMTAAGCKDDAPPAAPKTVADHFTIKIGDVPTHLQVAVYMTEMQRGLMGRTDLGPDDGMIFIYEKPQRMSFWMHDTPTALDIGFFDGSGELREVFTMKPFDETTVSSYSQSLRFAVEMKEGWYAQHQVKPGAKLDTGALAAALKARGFNPTRYGLALP
- a CDS encoding NADP-dependent oxidoreductase; translation: MNAVIFRSFGGPDVLESAHLPRPEPQAGEVLIRVHAASVNPIDYKIRSGHFHRASITLPAVLGRDVAGTIADVGAGITDLAPGDEVYAFLGSHSGGYAQFALARANEVARKPRSLDYIQAAAVPLAATTAWQGLFDHGRLQAGQRVLIHGAGGGVGHFAVQFAKAKGATVIATVSPEDVDLVQTLGADEVIDYKAQRFEDRTAHIDLVFDLIGGDTQTRSWAVLKNGGTLVSTLQQPSVEEARKHHAHVSVFMAEPRREQLVAIAKLIDAGKVCVAVSHTHSLFDAREAHDELEHEHSTGKLVLTVA
- a CDS encoding YXWGXW repeat-containing protein, whose protein sequence is MACLAFTAGCSSTDSHVLSAPPPPEPVTTTTTTQTTPVVVQQTPVTTTTTMATPVPQTVIVTQTPPPPHQEVVLARPSADYVWVPGYYTWRDNQYQWVSGHWELPPNSMSKWVPPHWEPEGNGYRFYEGHWN
- a CDS encoding glutaredoxin family protein; this translates as MSADYPILYVKAGCPWCHEAVSFLDEHGVSYREVDVSADQGAFDELRRKSGQTKAPTLDWHGDVLADFGVEELVPFLQKHDVKLEDN